The following coding sequences are from one Solea solea chromosome 11, fSolSol10.1, whole genome shotgun sequence window:
- the tnfrsf9a gene encoding tumor necrosis factor receptor superfamily member 9a — translation MALSSLTTRLEKAQTHMAVMMWVMALTLLLQGCCLCSRGQTATGCMKWTVDGENVCCDACHPGNRLIKACGPNATDLCKPCEPGTFSTDRLNNVCPTCKQCVGAQVLVKECTATTDTKCGCEEGLTCGNKDCSFCVRKCKKGYEPTADRSCRPCPDGTFNDKPNEKCKPWKTKCQHPGEHIVAEGDTIKDIQCANSTVSLVHNKPPSEPVWPYLVVFVLIGLALVAFSVSSFIVVLKNKKRQKTKKAPTNPPIIRTPTDDPTTLIAIECSFHEAQQEQGGSSESVDSKDSSHQLIA, via the exons ATGGCTTTATCATCGTTAACCACAAGGCTGGAAAAAGCTCAGACGCACATGGCTGTGATGATGTGGGTGATGGCTCTCACGCTGCTCCTGCAGGGCTGCTGCCTGTGCAGTCGTGGACAAACCGCCACAGGATGCATGAAGTGGACCGTGGATGGAGAGAACGTTTGCTGTGATGCTTGTCATCCAG GAAACCGCCTCATTAAAGCCTGTGGTCCCAACGCAACAGACCTCTGCAAGCCCTGCGAGCCCGGGACCTTTTCAACCGACCGTTTGAACAACGTCTGTCCCACGTGTAAACAATGTGTAG GTGCCCAGGTCCTGGTGAAGGAGTGCACAGCTACAACAGACACCAAGTGTGGCTGTGAAGAAGGACTCACCTGTGGCAACAAGGACTGTTCCTTCTGTGTGAGGAAGTGCAAGAAGGGCTACGAACCTACAGCGGATC GTTCTTGCCGACCGTGTCCAGATGGAACCTTCAATGACAAACCTAATGAGAAGTGTAAACCCTGGAAAACCAA GTGTCAACACCCAGGTGAACACATTGTGGCCGAGGGAGATACAATAAAAGACATTCAATGTGCTAACAGTACAGTTAGTCTAGTGCATAATAAACCCCCATCTG AACCCGTCTGGCCTTATctggttgtgtttgtgctgatcGGCCTGGCACTGGTCGCCTTCAGCGTCAGCAGCTTCATTGTGGTcttgaaaaacaagaaaagacagaagacaaaaaagGCGCCCACAAACCCGCCGATCATCAGAACCCCGACAG atgatccTACAACATTAATAGCAATCGAGTGCAGTTTTCATGAAGCTCAGCAAGAACAAGGCGGCAGCTCAGAGTCAGTGGACTCCAAGGACTCCTCACATCAGCTCATTGCATGA